CGTTTTCATTTGGTTTAAGTCAGTTTATAACTCTCTAATATTACAATGATGAGTAGTGAGTATATGAACCAACCTGAAGCTTCCTCAGCGGAGTGTTTTATCGAAGGAAAATCAACATAAGCACTTAGATCCGCAGAGCCTGGATTATCCAGTATGTTGACAAACTTGTGTTCTCTAATAGCCTTATATCATATCCATAGATTCAGACACAAAAGACTTTATAAGCATTGGTTAGAGCATTTTTTTTAGGACACAAACCTGTAGACTGTCTGAAATGATTCCATCCTTCCCATAATCGATTATAAGTGCTCCACCTCCATCAGAGCCTATTCTCTTGGCTATTTCTTGAGTCAAATCCATTAACTTCGAGCTGATCTCGACATGATCCAGCTTCTCCTTTTCCTCAGGTGTAGCCCATGTGCAACGTTTCACCAGATATAAGGCTGCAGGTGTAGGCTGTGGGGAGAGAACAAAGCGGAACCTAAAACCAATAACGCATATATCAGCTCTGAAGTTTTCTttgcatattatatatatacaaatacttaCTGTGAATCTTCTCCCACATCAACCATTTTCTCAAACCAGCCTTGTGGAGAATTTTGCAGAGTAAGTCCATTTAAGATACACATACTAAACTAAAAGGAGAAGACTATATTGCAAACCACACAAACCTGAAACTGATGAACTGTAAAAGCATCATAGAACTCATGAGCTATGATTATTGTTGGTACTGCCAAGGCAAGCAAAAGAGAACAATAGATACAATGAAGAACGATGCAGATCATCATATTTTTCATTGCTTACGACGTTGACTATTGCTATATTAAGCCAAGAGCCTTATAAGAGAGTCTCAATAAGTAAATGTAACAAACATGCATACCTCCTCATGGCACCTCTTCAAGAGTAGCGTGCCAGTGCACAAGTGTCCCAGCTAGTGAACTTATAGCTTTCTTCTCCGAACTACTTTCATCTGTGCACTCTAGGTTCTGGTGCTGACGTTTCTGCAACGCGGGACTGCACTCCACCAAGTGTATATGCAATGCTTGATGGAGATTGAATTAATAAGGAACACCACACGAAAAACACATAAATCGTACCGTTTCAGATTCAGTGATAAAGTTCAGAGGTCGTAGCTGGACGGAGAAAGAATGTTAGTCACCAGAACACGATTAGGGTTTACTTTGTTGGGCTCGTCTGATTGTCGGGGAGTGAGATGGTGTCGACGGATCTACGGTGAGGGATGGTGGTTCTCTCTCGTTTGTTTCTCGTCGGTCCAGCTTCTTCCCCGCCGTCTTGGGAGTGCGACAGCTTGTGATTCTCGGACCTAAGCGACGATTGGAGACTTGAGCAGATCCGGAGGACCGTTTAAGGCCGCAGGACAACTCCGTAGGCGGCGGATCTGGCGGTAACAGGTGATGGATCCAACGCCGATCTTGGACACACCGGCATGGGGAAATCCCGACATCCTGCCCTCGAAATCGTCTGTGTTCAACGGAGCTGGAAGCTATGGAGAGGAAAGCGGTAAAAAATGATTGCAGTAGAGAGAATCATGATCTAATGGAAAGACAACAAAAAAGACTGTAAGGAGTTTTGATGAAGAGGAAACAGAGAAGACGAAGCCGATGAGTGAGTCGTAGGGTTTCTTTATTGACTCGGCCGCAGATGACATGGGAGTAAAGACaaatctgattggttgattttatgATCTGACGTGGCATAGCTAATAAGGTTTCTTATTCTCCTTTTAATATAGTTAGATTATAATCGTATTAATCAACTTCtcatattaatttttgagtAACCAATAGAGGGTCAAAACTCTTAATTTTCGAGTTAGTGGTTGATTTGTGAACTTGTGagaataaaaaaagattatatggGGGATTTAGCTATAAAAACGGTCTTTACTCTTTGTTCCCCTTTGTCCAACGTTTCAATGTTGCCCTCCGGCCCCTCCCCAAATATCGCTGTATATGTGGCGCTACTTTCGTATCTTGAATATGACGTTAGTAAAGAGTTGCGAGATTTAGTGGATATGATTCGATTTGTTACGAAACTAAATATCCACTGCTTCTTTGATTTAGATTTGTAGAACATTCTTAATCACTAAATATGTGGAAAAAATC
This region of Brassica napus cultivar Da-Ae chromosome C5, Da-Ae, whole genome shotgun sequence genomic DNA includes:
- the LOC106369374 gene encoding protein arginine methyltransferase NDUFAF7, mitochondrial-like produces the protein MCILNGLTLQNSPQGWFEKMVDVGEDSQFRFVLSPQPTPAALYLVKRCTWATPEEKEKLDHVEISSKLMDLTQEIAKRIGSDGGGALIIDYGKDGIISDSLQAIREHKFVNILDNPGSADLSAYVDFPSIKHSAEEASENVTVHGPMTQSQFLGSLGINFRVDALLQNCDDEQAESLRSGYWRLVGDGEAPFWEGPDEQTPIGMGERYLTMAIINRNQGTPAPFQ